In Paenibacillus sp. G2S3, a single window of DNA contains:
- a CDS encoding Gfo/Idh/MocA family oxidoreductase, translating into MSNLKWAIIGPGSIATEFATALNDIGGTLYAVGSRTLEKAQAFASQYGAEKAYGNYNEMLQDPEIDVVYISTPHSNHYEYIIESLQNNKHVLCEKAITVNSKQLQEIAELAKQKSLVVAEAMTIYHLPLYKKLRQIVDEGKIGRLKMVQVSFGSHKEYDVNNRFFSKDLAGGALLDIGTYAISFTRFFLSKQPQEILTTVKRFETGVDEQSGIILNNDADEMAVISLTMRSKMPKRGVVAGELGFITVDNFPRASTATIQYLDGTLETIEAGDTSKALQYEIEDMQRYIAAKGNQETLNLSIDVMDIMSNVREQWGIKYSFE; encoded by the coding sequence ATGAGCAATCTAAAGTGGGCAATCATCGGCCCGGGAAGTATCGCTACTGAATTTGCGACTGCTCTAAATGACATCGGTGGAACTTTATATGCGGTAGGATCACGGACCTTAGAGAAAGCCCAGGCGTTCGCGAGCCAATATGGAGCGGAGAAGGCTTATGGCAATTACAACGAAATGCTGCAAGATCCAGAAATTGATGTCGTCTACATCTCTACACCACATAGCAATCACTACGAATACATCATAGAAAGCCTGCAGAATAACAAACATGTCCTCTGTGAAAAGGCGATCACCGTAAATAGTAAACAACTGCAGGAAATCGCCGAGCTTGCTAAACAAAAAAGCTTAGTCGTCGCAGAAGCTATGACCATCTACCATTTGCCACTGTACAAAAAGCTACGGCAAATCGTGGATGAAGGTAAGATCGGACGCCTCAAAATGGTGCAGGTCTCCTTTGGCAGCCATAAAGAATATGATGTGAACAACCGTTTCTTCAGCAAAGATCTGGCGGGCGGAGCGCTGCTGGATATTGGGACGTATGCCATATCCTTCACAAGATTCTTCCTGTCCAAACAGCCACAGGAAATTCTAACGACAGTGAAACGTTTTGAGACAGGCGTCGATGAACAATCCGGAATCATTCTGAACAACGATGCGGATGAAATGGCAGTCATCTCCCTTACCATGCGCTCCAAAATGCCTAAACGCGGCGTCGTTGCTGGAGAACTTGGCTTTATTACTGTAGACAATTTTCCGCGGGCCTCTACAGCTACAATTCAATATTTAGATGGCACCCTAGAAACGATCGAAGCCGGAGATACATCCAAAGCGCTGCAATACGAAATCGAGGATATGCAGCGCTATATCGCGGCAAAAGGCAACCAGGAAACCCTCAATCTCTCCATAGATGTCATGGATATTATGAGTAATGTTAGAGAACAATGGGGAATCAAATACAGCTTCGAATAA